The Flavobacterium sp. 1 genome contains the following window.
AATATATCTGCAAAGAATACAATGAATTGCTAAAGGTCAATAAAAGTAAAATCAGCATGGCTCTTTCTGGACAAGACAATGCTTATGCCGAAAGAATAAATAGAACAATAAAAGAAGAGTATTTGGATTATTGGACTCCAAAAACATTTGAACAGTTAAAAAGATGTGTCGAAAAAGCTGTAAATCATTATAATAACAAAAGACCTCATAACAATATTGGAAAATTAAGTCCGATAGAATTTGAAAATAAGTGGTTTAATGATGGCTCATTTTCTAGGTAGTATCCCATAAAGTGTGTAAGTAAAAAAAGTATGAGGGTTTGTGCAAACGCTCATACTTTTTTTACTTAATTTTAATATTTACACATTTTATGAAAAAGGAAGATTTATTATCCGATGAATTTTTGAAGCAATTCAAAACAGGCGAAGACCTTTATGGCTTTTTAGCCCAACTACAAAAACGAGGAATAGAGAAAATGCTCGAAGGCGAATTAGATGCTCATTTAGGGTATGAAAAGCACGAGAAAACTACTAAACCCAATGCTCGTAATGGTTTCTCTAACAAGAAAATAAAAACCTCATTTGGAGAATCCGAGATTCAAGTTCCAAGAGATCGAGACGCTTCATTTAACCCACTAATTGTTCCCAAAAGGCAAAGTATGCTTGATGGTTTAGAGAACGTAATTATCTCTCTCTATGCCAAAGGAATGAGCAATAGTGACATTGAAGAACAAATTAGAGAAGTCTATAACTTTGAGGTTTCTACCAGTACCATCTCCAGAATTACCGATACTGTTTCGAGTGATATTATTGCTTGGCAAAATAGGCCTTTAGAATCTGTTTATTTAATAGTTTGGATGGACGGCATTGTTTTTAAAGTTCGTGAAAACTCAAAAATAATCAACAAAACCATCTATTTAGCCGTTGGTCTGAACCGAGAAGGTAAGAAAGAAGTACTGGGAATGTGGCTAGGAAAAAATGAAAGTGCTAGTTTTTGGCTTGGAGTTCTAACCGATTTAAAAGCTAGAGGTGTTCAAGATATACTAATTACTGCTACTGACAACCTAAATGGTTTTACGCAAACCATCAAAAATGTATTCCCAGAATCACAAACCCAAATCTGTGTAGTACACCAAATCAGGAACTCGGCACGTTATGTGGTTTGGAAGGATAAAAAAGATTTTTCAGCAGATATGAAGCTTATTTACAACGCTCCAACTAAAGAAGCGGCCAAAGCATCCTTGGAAGATTTTTCTAAAAAATGGAATCATAAATATCCCTATGCGATTAAATCCTGGAAAGAAAATTGGGAGGAACTTACCGTATTTTTTGACTTTCCTGTAGAAATCAGAAAAATAATTTACACCACAAATTTAATCGAAAATCTCAATGGCAAAATCAGAAAATATACCAAAAACAAATTATCATTCCCAACAGATGAAGCTGTTTTAAAATCTGTATATTTGGCTTTGAGAGAAGCAACCAAAAAATGGTCAATGCCAATCCAAAACTGGGGATTAATCCTCAACCAGTTCTTAACTATATTTGAAAAAAGGGTTCAACTTTAATTAAAAAGTCAAACCCCTATAGTTTTTAACTTACACACTTTTTAGGATAGTGTCATTTTCTAAACCGATTTTAACTATTTTTGATAATGAAAAACAATTAAAAATCGGTCAACACTAATCAGGGAAGTTCATAAACACTGTGATTTTCGACAAAGATAAGAAAGTCTATTCTCTTTATTCTATATTCTATTGTCTTATAAGCTCAACAGTATCTCCCGAAATCGATCCGCATATTCTTTAATTACATTTTGGTCAAAATAAGGTTCCTGTTCAATTCGTCCGATGCATTTAATTCCAGTTTTATTCAAAATAATTGACTCCGTTGCTTTATTTTCTTCTCCAGAAAAAATAATTCCTCCAATTGCTATTTTACGATTAAGCAACGCTTCTATTGTAAGCAGCGCATGATTGATACTGCCCAAATAATGCCTTGAAACCACAATTACTTTATAATCGGACTGGATTAAATCGATAATACAATCCGTATTATTCAAAGGAACAAAAACACCTCCAGCACCTTCAATAATCAAATGGTTTTCGGTTTCTGGTTCCATTATTTGTTTCAAATCAATGGTTATTCCGTCAATTTCAGCCGCAAAATGAGGACTGACCGGAGTATTCAGCAAATAGCTGTTCGGATGAATAATTGTTTTACCATTGGAAACAAATGATTTTACTTTATGGCTGTCAGAATTGTGCAAATCTCCCGCCTGAACTGGTTTCCAATAATCGGCTTCTAAAGCTTCAACAATAATGGCTGAGGCAATGGTTTTGCCTACATCGGTAGAAATTCCTGTAATGAATAGTTTCATGATTTTTTAGCCACGGATATTACTGATTATCACTGATTTTTTAAATTAATTTTTCTATCATTTGTGTAGATAAACCTTTTAAATTTTGGTTCAACTCCAAAATTTAACAATAACCCTACTTCAATTTCTGTTGCTTTTAGATAATTCATTGTTTGAGCCACATGAACATTCATAAGTAATTCACAAGCTTTGAGTTCGACAATTACTTTGTCCTCAACTAGTAAATCTGCAAAATAGTCGCCTATAAGTTGCTTTTTGAAATAAATTTTTAATTTGCTTTTGAGCTTCACCTTTATAGCCTCTTGCTATAAGTTCAAAATACATTGCATTTTGATATACTTTTTCAAGGAAACCAGCACCAAGTTCATTATAAACTTCATAATAAACTTTTAAAATTGAATCTGTTATAGACCCATGTAATAAATTTGCCATACTTAATCTGCATAAATCAGTAATATCTGTATTATCCGTGGCTCAATATGCAAAGTTTTTAATAATTCTTTGCTTGTCTTCGAATTTTCATTTTGCGAGACTTAGCGTAATCATACATTTCAAAACACAAAAATACCAATAAAAAAACAAACCCATCATTGCGATGGGTTCTGTTTTATTACTCTTCTCTTAGTTCATCAATAACTTTCCTGATCTCTTTGGCATATTTTCCGTAAAAAAAGTGCACCCACCATTCCAGAGCCAAACCCATAAACAGAATTGAAAAAATAACAATCGAAAATGTAGTAACCAAAAAGGGAGTACTGTTAAGCCCTTTAGCAAAAAAATCTGGAATTTGGTAATACATAAACCCTAATAAAAACAATATAAGAAATGGTATTAACGCAAATCCGAAAGTTTTATACAGTTCCATATTCAGCCGAATATCAAAATAGGTTTCATACAGGCTGTCTTTGGTACTTAAAGTTATTCTTCCTAATCTCCTGTAAAAAATATATAATTTCACCAAATAATAAATGCAAACTGCAACAAATATCGAAAAAAGCAAATAAAATGGCATAATTGCATTGGCAGGAACCTCAAAAATAAAAGGAACGAATCCAATTATTACAATGGAAATGATTTGATATAAAAATTCCTTTTTTAAATTATTCTTAATTATTTCCAAAGGCGTATTTGCCGATTTTATTTTATCCAAATGGGTAGGAAGACTCACGTTTTCTGTGTTTTCATTCTTCCAAGCTGATTGTATATCGTTAAAGTCCATAACCTTGTTTTTTTATAATTTCTTTTAATTTGTCTTTTGCCCTGTTCAGCTTCACTCTTGCATTTCCTTCTGAAATACCTAAACTGATTCCTATTTCTTTATGTGAAAATCCCTCAAGCTGATAAAATATAATGGCTTTGTCAATTTTATCCAATTCCTGAACAGCTTTGTAAAAATGATGCAACTGGTTTTCTTTGTGGTCAGAATCACTTTCTTCTTCCTTTATATTCTCTGAGGCTATTTCGTATTTGTCAACCTTTCGTTTTTCCTTTTTCAAAAAAACAATCGATGTATTGATAGCCACTCGGTACATCCAAGTCGAAAATTGGCTTTCCCCTTTAAAACTGTCATAGGCTTTCCACAACTGCAGGACAATCTCCTGAAACAGATCCTGCTGATCGTCCCAATTATCCATATACATTTTGGAAACCTTATAGAGTATCCCTTTATGCTGCTCAATACGGGCTAAAA
Protein-coding sequences here:
- the bioD gene encoding dethiobiotin synthase, which encodes MKLFITGISTDVGKTIASAIIVEALEADYWKPVQAGDLHNSDSHKVKSFVSNGKTIIHPNSYLLNTPVSPHFAAEIDGITIDLKQIMEPETENHLIIEGAGGVFVPLNNTDCIIDLIQSDYKVIVVSRHYLGSINHALLTIEALLNRKIAIGGIIFSGEENKATESIILNKTGIKCIGRIEQEPYFDQNVIKEYADRFREILLSL
- a CDS encoding GxxExxY protein; translated protein: MANLLHGSITDSILKVYYEVYNELGAGFLEKVYQNAMYFELIARGYKGEAQKQIKNLFQKATYRRLFCRFTS
- a CDS encoding RNA polymerase sigma factor produces the protein MKIKEQEFLARIEQHKGILYKVSKMYMDNWDDQQDLFQEIVLQLWKAYDSFKGESQFSTWMYRVAINTSIVFLKKEKRKVDKYEIASENIKEEESDSDHKENQLHHFYKAVQELDKIDKAIIFYQLEGFSHKEIGISLGISEGNARVKLNRAKDKLKEIIKKQGYGL
- a CDS encoding GxxExxY protein — its product is MKLKSKLKIYFKKQLIGDYFADLLVEDKVIVELKACELLMNVHVAQTMNYLKATEIEVGLLLNFGVEPKFKRFIYTNDRKINLKNQ
- a CDS encoding IS256 family transposase — protein: MKKEDLLSDEFLKQFKTGEDLYGFLAQLQKRGIEKMLEGELDAHLGYEKHEKTTKPNARNGFSNKKIKTSFGESEIQVPRDRDASFNPLIVPKRQSMLDGLENVIISLYAKGMSNSDIEEQIREVYNFEVSTSTISRITDTVSSDIIAWQNRPLESVYLIVWMDGIVFKVRENSKIINKTIYLAVGLNREGKKEVLGMWLGKNESASFWLGVLTDLKARGVQDILITATDNLNGFTQTIKNVFPESQTQICVVHQIRNSARYVVWKDKKDFSADMKLIYNAPTKEAAKASLEDFSKKWNHKYPYAIKSWKENWEELTVFFDFPVEIRKIIYTTNLIENLNGKIRKYTKNKLSFPTDEAVLKSVYLALREATKKWSMPIQNWGLILNQFLTIFEKRVQL